A stretch of Desulfomonilaceae bacterium DNA encodes these proteins:
- a CDS encoding 4Fe-4S binding protein translates to MAENSIPIRTISKPAEGEAGKTGDWRSQTPRIDHDKCSKKDSCLLCWLYCPDGVISSTFPLEINLTYCKGCGICAEECPRKAIEMVDDK, encoded by the coding sequence TTGGCAGAAAATTCCATACCTATCCGAACCATCTCGAAGCCGGCAGAGGGAGAAGCTGGAAAGACAGGGGATTGGCGATCTCAAACACCCAGAATTGATCACGATAAGTGCTCTAAAAAGGATTCTTGCTTATTATGCTGGCTTTATTGCCCGGATGGAGTCATATCCTCTACATTTCCTCTCGAGATCAACTTAACATATTGTAAAGGTTGCGGTATATGCGCCGAAGAATGTCCTAGAAAAGCCATCGAGATGGTAGATGACAAGTAG
- a CDS encoding transketolase C-terminal domain-containing protein, with product MGRIEIITANTAAALAAKLCRVQVISAYPITPQTPVTEELAEMVENGSLKAEYITVESEHSALASVVAASQVGARVFTATSANGLLYMHEMLHWAAGSRVPIVMACVNRGVGAPWTILNDQQDTVSQRDTGWIQIYCRNSQEVLDSVIQAYRVAERIQIPIMVCYDGFILSHTSTPVDVPSQEEVDGFLPPLEDRSGMDGHTLMNVNPLILSDPRPDPEGRLMPGYMEFRYRLQQDILESVNEIKSADEEFSAIFGRSWGASVWTYRMDDAEHAMVSMGSLASECTLAADQLRNEGVKAGVVGVRVYRPFPRVEMVESLAGLKTVTFFEKDVSYGYQGALAMDAKAAMYDSEHRPLISSYIVGLGGRDVRPDQLAQATLKCVGGETKHCWLDVRDL from the coding sequence ATGGGGCGAATTGAAATAATAACAGCTAACACAGCCGCCGCTCTGGCGGCAAAATTGTGTCGCGTTCAGGTAATCTCCGCTTATCCTATAACTCCTCAAACCCCAGTGACTGAAGAGCTTGCGGAAATGGTGGAAAATGGGTCACTGAAGGCCGAGTATATTACTGTTGAGAGTGAGCATTCGGCCTTGGCTTCCGTTGTAGCCGCATCCCAGGTTGGAGCGAGGGTGTTTACGGCGACTAGCGCCAATGGCCTCTTATACATGCACGAAATGCTGCACTGGGCGGCCGGGAGCAGGGTTCCAATTGTGATGGCCTGTGTTAATCGTGGAGTCGGGGCGCCATGGACCATTCTCAACGATCAGCAGGATACGGTGTCCCAGAGAGATACCGGTTGGATTCAGATTTATTGCAGGAATTCCCAGGAAGTTCTGGACAGTGTAATACAGGCTTATAGGGTCGCCGAGCGGATTCAGATACCGATCATGGTATGTTATGACGGTTTTATTCTATCCCACACCAGCACCCCGGTTGATGTGCCGTCGCAGGAAGAAGTCGATGGATTCCTACCACCCTTGGAGGACAGATCTGGAATGGACGGGCATACTCTCATGAATGTCAACCCTCTCATTCTGAGCGATCCGAGACCTGACCCTGAAGGTAGGTTGATGCCCGGATACATGGAGTTCCGATATCGTTTGCAACAGGACATCCTTGAGTCTGTGAACGAAATTAAGTCTGCAGATGAGGAATTCTCGGCAATTTTTGGAAGAAGTTGGGGAGCCTCGGTTTGGACGTATCGTATGGATGACGCTGAACACGCCATGGTGAGCATGGGCTCCCTTGCTTCAGAATGCACCCTGGCAGCGGATCAGTTGAGAAACGAAGGCGTTAAGGCGGGTGTTGTAGGTGTTCGAGTTTATCGGCCTTTCCCAAGAGTTGAGATGGTGGAGAGCCTCGCCGGCCTGAAAACTGTAACCTTCTTCGAAAAGGATGTTAGCTACGGATATCAGGGCGCACTGGCCATGGATGCCAAAGCCGCTATGTACGACTCAGAACATAGGCCCCTGATCTCTTCTTATATCGTGGGATTGGGAGGGCGAGATGTTAGGCCTGATCAATTAGCCCAGGCGACCCTTAAATGTGTAGGGGGAGAAACCAAACACTGTTGGCTTGACGTGCGTGACCTCTAG
- a CDS encoding thiamine pyrophosphate-dependent enzyme — MPTSSIRQLPKTEMILPGTRSCAGCGLMLTYRHALKALDEGKTIVAVPASCMTVLHGVYPITPVKVVCINNPFAATGASATGIVAGLRATGKTGYTVVAFAGDGGTYDIGIQALSGALERGTDFIYVCYDNEGYMNTGTQRSSASPVGAVTSTTPILAKLQHKKDMVRIVEAHNLPYIATASPSFPFDLYDKFKFAKDVKGPRYIEVHAACPPGWGFPNKDLVKMGKLAVETGIHALFEISEGKFRLTSRSLALAEKGRKKTVADYVKGQTRFRKISAENLSRLQDFTDKRWNDLLERHFKDNP, encoded by the coding sequence ATGCCTACAAGCTCAATTAGACAACTTCCTAAAACAGAGATGATATTACCTGGCACAAGATCTTGCGCCGGCTGTGGTCTGATGCTCACTTACAGACACGCCCTAAAGGCGCTTGATGAAGGGAAAACCATAGTAGCTGTTCCCGCCAGTTGCATGACGGTCCTGCACGGGGTTTATCCAATAACACCCGTTAAAGTAGTCTGTATCAACAATCCGTTTGCCGCTACTGGGGCTTCGGCAACAGGCATTGTCGCCGGTCTTCGCGCCACAGGGAAAACCGGATACACTGTAGTGGCTTTTGCAGGAGATGGCGGGACTTATGACATTGGAATCCAGGCCTTGTCCGGCGCTCTTGAACGAGGGACAGATTTCATTTATGTTTGTTATGATAATGAAGGATACATGAACACAGGGACTCAGAGATCGAGCGCAAGCCCGGTAGGGGCGGTAACATCCACTACTCCAATTCTTGCCAAGCTTCAGCATAAGAAGGACATGGTCAGGATAGTCGAGGCTCACAATCTCCCGTACATAGCTACAGCCTCGCCGTCATTTCCGTTTGATCTTTACGACAAATTCAAATTTGCCAAGGATGTCAAAGGGCCACGTTACATTGAGGTCCACGCCGCGTGCCCGCCAGGATGGGGGTTTCCAAACAAGGATCTTGTCAAGATGGGAAAACTTGCAGTAGAAACCGGTATTCATGCGCTGTTCGAAATTTCTGAAGGCAAGTTTCGCCTGACCTCACGTTCCCTAGCGCTTGCCGAAAAGGGTCGGAAGAAGACAGTAGCGGATTACGTCAAAGGGCAGACTCGTTTCAGAAAGATCTCGGCTGAGAATCTTTCAAGGTTGCAGGATTTCACCGACAAGAGATGGAATGATCTACTAGAAAGGCATTTCAAGGATAACCCTTAA
- a CDS encoding phosphate acyltransferase produces the protein MKSPTPKFNELFSEIDQILTATGYFDRIPTATKSSSQVAVPAYSFPKLKELFNKSKKIDADFSELGSFLYDEAVPKLRQLEKISETPENRDLLARFLNRLEGGLEEVRNKKEIVRSYGELLSLYVSTLCHSATTGHQHPLIRMILKNVVRRKAPELSKQVVFRSFAKLRRTITVAIIAKRYAVYVLAVQGFVVLFRGEIDFRTFGVSPEGLALQIMNILIKNGVKLAEVTDVVCGGGDLGPLPDGIYVLTENVRDESWKRLHNSSLNRSALIAWELVQLLKGQRGQAAINASLCSPLSFSTLAAQDLNFLFRPGSRELQQSLKGYVKVTPLKSIAAIISELKGIEQDSLNLLALSLDELFASVVRKIGPRIVRELAAQDANKILINFDFSKIVEHLKQENFTIPPQFRLAALDMGTGVMEVCELLMIIESGKISAKLANSLNHVVDSYAKSTAMALEMCSSGDSSERPNFIIVTSMRASDPYFQKLFVRIRDRIDNPFTPVMCVDSLEHEYLIANHLFEMYVNPAEGESRLHYGFETRSMKQALHVLQSSGTLTEAFSFSTLLDDVTGEIKKKTINPANLVLVGADNEDALLAATNAKEYGLVRNLALVGDRDDILSAIERSKARLSLVNDPDVHVIPTDPLAADYEAKKKSMAEEFGKFLVDHPDFIIMKGSIDTAALLHVALSIYKQDPSTVDPDNPPKRKLATYSGLLVFPDKRFFALSDAAVNPAFTSAQTLLTAIENQLDVVRRVVGRDLPLKLAIITAVEKETAAIPATLVAGEAEALSKDLEQKYGPLIVEGPLSFDLATAPEVAEEKHYQGRIMGDANCLVATEINTANVLYKMLSKTMGSLGLMVDIGGIITAGPGTTPIVLTSRGDTAQTKFNSILLALAYSASIRDKLEKGN, from the coding sequence TTGAAGAGCCCTACTCCTAAATTTAATGAATTGTTTTCCGAAATTGACCAGATTCTGACTGCCACTGGATATTTTGACCGGATCCCTACGGCGACGAAATCTTCCAGTCAGGTCGCGGTCCCGGCCTATTCTTTCCCAAAACTAAAGGAACTTTTCAATAAATCCAAGAAAATTGACGCTGATTTCAGTGAACTTGGGTCGTTTTTGTACGACGAAGCGGTGCCAAAGCTGAGGCAGTTGGAAAAAATTTCGGAAACTCCTGAAAATAGAGATTTGCTGGCTAGATTTTTAAACCGACTAGAAGGTGGGCTCGAGGAAGTAAGAAACAAGAAAGAAATTGTTCGGTCCTATGGTGAACTTCTATCGCTCTATGTCTCGACACTCTGTCACAGCGCTACAACCGGCCATCAACATCCGCTAATCAGGATGATCCTTAAAAACGTTGTTCGTAGAAAAGCTCCTGAATTGAGCAAACAGGTGGTCTTTCGTTCATTCGCCAAACTTCGTCGAACAATCACTGTTGCGATAATAGCCAAACGCTACGCTGTTTATGTCTTGGCTGTTCAGGGATTTGTAGTTTTGTTCAGGGGCGAAATTGATTTCCGTACCTTTGGTGTCTCGCCCGAGGGCCTGGCTCTCCAGATAATGAACATTCTGATCAAGAATGGAGTCAAGCTAGCCGAGGTGACGGATGTCGTGTGTGGGGGAGGGGATTTGGGGCCCTTGCCGGACGGAATCTATGTGTTAACTGAGAATGTTAGGGATGAATCCTGGAAGCGCCTGCATAATTCTTCGCTCAACCGGAGCGCTCTCATTGCCTGGGAGTTGGTCCAACTCCTGAAAGGTCAGAGGGGTCAAGCAGCGATAAACGCTTCGCTGTGCAGTCCACTGTCATTTTCAACCCTTGCGGCCCAGGATTTAAATTTTCTCTTCCGCCCGGGCTCCAGAGAATTACAACAGAGTCTAAAAGGTTACGTAAAGGTAACCCCCTTAAAGTCTATAGCGGCAATTATTTCCGAACTTAAAGGGATAGAGCAGGATAGTCTCAATCTACTGGCGCTAAGCCTGGATGAGCTTTTTGCCTCGGTAGTGCGCAAGATTGGGCCTCGCATAGTCAGAGAACTGGCTGCTCAGGATGCGAACAAGATCCTGATAAACTTTGATTTTTCAAAAATCGTAGAGCATCTGAAACAGGAAAATTTCACAATCCCCCCTCAATTCAGATTGGCCGCCCTGGATATGGGGACCGGTGTGATGGAAGTCTGTGAGCTGCTCATGATCATCGAATCGGGGAAAATATCCGCGAAGCTCGCAAACTCCCTTAACCACGTGGTTGATTCATACGCAAAAAGCACGGCCATGGCCTTGGAAATGTGTTCTTCGGGCGATTCTTCGGAGCGCCCCAATTTCATCATAGTTACCAGTATGAGAGCAAGCGATCCTTATTTTCAGAAACTTTTCGTTAGAATAAGAGATCGCATTGACAATCCCTTTACTCCAGTCATGTGCGTGGACTCCCTGGAGCACGAATATCTCATAGCCAATCACCTGTTTGAAATGTACGTCAACCCTGCTGAAGGTGAAAGCCGTTTGCATTATGGTTTCGAAACACGCAGCATGAAGCAGGCCCTACATGTTCTCCAATCATCCGGCACACTAACCGAAGCGTTTTCATTTTCCACTCTATTAGATGACGTTACGGGTGAAATAAAAAAGAAAACGATCAACCCGGCAAATCTGGTTCTTGTGGGAGCGGACAACGAAGACGCATTGCTCGCGGCCACGAACGCCAAAGAATATGGACTTGTCCGTAACCTGGCTCTTGTTGGTGATCGAGATGATATCCTATCTGCTATAGAGCGATCCAAGGCGAGATTGTCACTGGTAAATGATCCTGATGTTCATGTTATACCGACTGATCCGCTTGCTGCGGACTATGAGGCGAAAAAGAAATCAATGGCGGAGGAATTTGGAAAATTCCTCGTGGATCATCCTGATTTCATCATCATGAAGGGAAGTATCGATACCGCCGCACTGCTTCATGTGGCCCTCTCGATTTACAAGCAGGACCCTTCAACCGTGGATCCCGACAATCCTCCCAAACGCAAGCTGGCGACGTACAGTGGACTTCTGGTGTTCCCTGACAAGCGATTTTTCGCTCTGTCGGACGCTGCGGTCAATCCGGCTTTTACCAGCGCCCAGACGCTTTTGACAGCGATTGAAAATCAACTTGATGTGGTGCGTCGAGTGGTCGGGAGAGATCTACCTTTGAAACTTGCGATCATCACCGCTGTTGAGAAAGAGACGGCTGCCATACCTGCTACACTGGTTGCCGGAGAAGCTGAGGCTTTATCCAAAGACCTTGAACAAAAGTACGGGCCCCTAATTGTGGAAGGTCCTTTGTCCTTCGATCTGGCGACTGCGCCGGAAGTGGCGGAAGAAAAGCATTATCAGGGCAGGATAATGGGTGACGCGAACTGCCTTGTAGCTACGGAAATAAATACCGCAAATGTTCTCTACAAGATGCTTTCAAAAACTATGGGCAGCCTTGGGTTGATGGTCGATATCGGAGGGATTATCACAGCCGGTCCGGGCACGACTCCAATTGTGTTGACATCGAGGGGAGATACGGCTCAGACAAAGTTCAATTCAATCTTGCTGGCATTGGCCTATTCCGCTTCGATCCGTGACAAACTGGAAAAAGGCAACTGA
- a CDS encoding PxxKW family cysteine-rich protein: MHCDTVRKGASCSFMTKKGCNFNGGRCLTIIDKCQGCNRTSSFEEEVYCLVAANPASKWNTGDCNFATHLEKKQVEEAQKINPLKASKRAAAAKK, translated from the coding sequence ATGCATTGCGATACTGTCAGAAAAGGCGCGAGTTGTTCATTCATGACCAAAAAAGGTTGTAACTTCAACGGGGGGCGCTGCCTCACCATTATTGACAAATGTCAGGGTTGCAACAGAACATCAAGTTTTGAAGAAGAGGTATATTGCTTGGTAGCGGCTAATCCGGCTTCCAAGTGGAATACTGGAGACTGCAATTTCGCAACCCATCTCGAGAAAAAACAGGTTGAAGAAGCGCAGAAGATTAACCCTTTGAAGGCCTCGAAACGAGCCGCCGCAGCGAAGAAATAA
- a CDS encoding ATP-binding protein, with the protein MPELPNYDWKRLLDALPCYVTLQDSELNILWSNSAHRRDFGAIKERTCRKLYKIKESQCGDCIVKKTLEDGAVHSRELSLVLKKGTRVSVVAYSSPFYDNLDRLVGIIVTSVNITSVKEMQKQLIMVGQTVAGMAHSIKNIMMGLDGGIYIVNSGIKGNDQKEIKDGWEIVLLNFEKLSHLVKDILYCSREREPNFRLVNPNAVVTEVYNLFKDLAARYAIEIHLDLDAAVEETVADPEGLHTVLTNLVTNAMDGCKMDLWKDTHLLEIRTRTGFDGSTIIEVADNGVGIDKELKHHVFEDFFTSKGDKGTGLGLMVTQKIMKEHGGSITFRSRPSQGTTFVVSFPKRNLPPIPAQNH; encoded by the coding sequence ATGCCGGAGCTTCCCAACTACGATTGGAAACGCTTGCTCGATGCCCTACCATGTTATGTTACGCTTCAGGACAGTGAACTGAATATTTTGTGGAGCAATAGCGCCCATCGACGGGATTTTGGCGCCATCAAGGAGAGGACATGCAGGAAATTATATAAGATTAAGGAATCCCAATGCGGCGACTGTATAGTCAAAAAGACCCTCGAGGATGGCGCTGTCCACTCAAGGGAACTGTCCCTGGTCTTGAAGAAGGGGACAAGAGTTAGCGTGGTCGCTTACTCATCCCCATTTTATGACAACCTTGACAGACTGGTTGGAATAATTGTGACGTCGGTCAATATTACCTCTGTCAAGGAAATGCAGAAACAACTCATAATGGTGGGGCAAACCGTGGCTGGGATGGCTCACAGTATCAAGAATATAATGATGGGCCTTGACGGTGGAATATATATTGTTAACAGTGGGATAAAGGGGAATGATCAAAAGGAGATCAAGGACGGGTGGGAAATTGTGCTCCTTAATTTTGAAAAACTCTCCCACCTCGTCAAAGATATACTTTATTGTTCAAGAGAGAGAGAACCAAATTTCAGGTTGGTAAACCCGAATGCGGTTGTAACGGAAGTATACAATCTGTTCAAGGATCTAGCCGCTCGATACGCAATTGAGATACATCTCGATTTGGATGCCGCAGTGGAAGAAACCGTGGCAGATCCAGAAGGTCTGCACACTGTTTTAACGAACCTGGTGACTAATGCGATGGACGGCTGCAAAATGGACTTATGGAAAGATACTCATCTACTCGAAATTAGAACTCGAACGGGTTTTGACGGCTCAACTATAATTGAGGTCGCCGATAACGGGGTCGGGATTGATAAGGAATTGAAACACCATGTGTTCGAGGACTTTTTTACTTCCAAAGGAGATAAAGGAACCGGTCTGGGATTAATGGTAACTCAAAAAATCATGAAAGAACATGGAGGTAGCATTACTTTCCGGTCCAGGCCATCCCAAGGAACTACTTTTGTTGTCAGCTTCCCCAAGAGAAACCTTCCCCCTATCCCAGCGCAAAACCACTGA
- a CDS encoding response regulator, with protein sequence MAKKIMVVDDEAHLVKYLTTFLEDCGYETCFASNGEEAFEVLQKEKPDLVTLDLQMPNETGTRFYRNMTKHKSFKDLPVIIISGLPGRHLAVSKPFAVFDKPIDRDALLLEIKKAIG encoded by the coding sequence ATGGCAAAGAAAATTATGGTAGTGGATGATGAGGCTCATCTTGTAAAATATTTGACCACGTTTCTTGAGGACTGCGGATATGAAACCTGTTTTGCCTCAAACGGAGAAGAAGCCTTTGAAGTCCTACAGAAAGAAAAACCTGACCTGGTAACATTGGACCTCCAGATGCCTAATGAAACCGGCACACGGTTTTACCGGAACATGACAAAGCATAAATCGTTCAAGGATCTGCCGGTGATAATTATAAGCGGCCTTCCCGGACGTCACCTTGCGGTGTCCAAGCCTTTCGCCGTGTTTGACAAACCTATTGACAGGGATGCTTTACTCCTGGAGATCAAGAAGGCTATAGGATAG
- a CDS encoding 4Fe-4S dicluster domain-containing protein: MDNSRRNFFRVLAGLGLSASLGGTSIARADGGLLPGYPNQFGVLVDTTVCIGCRRCEWACKEWNKLPDQMDLKEYEKDQSVFQDVRRTHANTYTVVNRFENPRDSSKPIFVKKQCMHCYEPGCASSCFVKAFTKRPIGPVTYDASLCVGCRYCMAACPFDIPAYQYDNPWTPEVTKCTFCFDRISKEGGIPACVSICPVETMTFGKRTDLIDLAHKKIMDNPGRYVNHVYGETEVGGTSWMYLSAVPFDKIGFRTDLGTTPIPTLSKPFLSLVSPVFIVVPALAMGMYSFKKRRDEIEKDEIKKALEKKEGK, from the coding sequence ATGGACAACAGTAGAAGAAATTTCTTTAGGGTACTAGCAGGTCTTGGCTTGTCAGCTTCACTTGGCGGCACGAGCATTGCCAGGGCTGATGGCGGCCTACTTCCAGGGTATCCTAATCAGTTCGGGGTCCTGGTCGATACGACCGTGTGCATTGGATGCAGAAGATGTGAGTGGGCCTGCAAAGAGTGGAACAAGCTACCCGATCAGATGGACCTCAAGGAATATGAAAAAGATCAGAGCGTGTTTCAAGACGTCAGGCGTACCCATGCTAACACATACACGGTAGTAAATCGTTTTGAAAACCCTAGGGATTCATCCAAACCCATATTCGTAAAGAAACAGTGCATGCACTGTTACGAGCCAGGTTGCGCATCTTCATGTTTTGTCAAAGCGTTTACCAAGCGACCTATCGGACCGGTCACTTACGACGCTTCTCTTTGCGTAGGATGTCGTTATTGCATGGCTGCGTGTCCATTTGACATCCCCGCTTACCAATATGACAACCCGTGGACACCGGAAGTCACCAAATGCACATTCTGTTTCGATCGGATTTCCAAAGAAGGCGGAATTCCTGCTTGTGTATCTATATGCCCTGTCGAGACCATGACTTTTGGGAAACGGACTGATCTGATCGACCTTGCTCATAAGAAAATTATGGACAATCCGGGAAGATATGTGAATCACGTTTATGGTGAAACCGAGGTCGGCGGCACTAGCTGGATGTATCTATCGGCCGTGCCATTTGACAAAATCGGATTTCGCACTGATCTTGGAACTACACCGATACCGACGCTAAGTAAACCGTTCCTGTCTCTGGTTTCTCCTGTATTTATCGTGGTTCCAGCTCTGGCTATGGGGATGTATAGCTTCAAGAAGCGTAGGGACGAGATTGAAAAAGATGAAATCAAAAAGGCTCTGGAGAAAAAGGAGGGCAAATAA
- a CDS encoding cytochrome c3 family protein translates to MRKTNLRIALVTLALCAAMVIGGTKLIHSKSPVSQQPAKELSTPIIIDHKGNAVKLDRAPVVFDHDTHTKVLLKDNPDNCALCHIVKEKDPSLVGSEALVFKFPKTSVDMNDKPAIMYAYHNQCINCHKKMRSEGKKSGPEIGMCGKCHDRKAKTTKMSWSWKPIFNYKDHAKHVETVKKLEGSVPLNIAGKVQVVGDVKDANKNCMVCHHLYDEKLKSLYYKENTENSCSSCHKSTTQKNVRSISDVSHAACIGCHMKVGDVIAKERKKSGRKHEAKEQEKKTGPIECKGCHGDHKSLPLKDIALIPRLDRGQKDVIDLTTPEKPDAQQIPGQGPRMKVVPFNHKSHEPRAQFCNSCHHHSLEKCSNCHSLTGDTKKGGGISYEQAFHLISAKDSCAGCHQTTVTSQKCYGCHQWRQSSALPQSSCPVCHQGPSQGKFPEAPPITLDLDKDKFPEKVIIKGLEKEFKAVDFPHAKIANKLNLISNDSSLARTFHAAKGQNTICFGCHHGLASSGNQPNKFPACATCHGKPFNPSNPGKLGTLGAYHRQCIGCHQAMNQKPLGLECVKCHAEKKTPRKVNLQTTEEPPQK, encoded by the coding sequence ATGCGTAAGACAAATCTGAGAATAGCTCTAGTTACGCTCGCTCTTTGCGCAGCGATGGTTATCGGTGGGACAAAGCTTATCCACTCCAAGTCTCCCGTAAGCCAGCAGCCTGCAAAAGAATTGAGCACGCCTATAATCATCGACCACAAGGGAAACGCAGTAAAGCTGGATCGTGCTCCTGTGGTCTTTGATCATGACACACACACCAAGGTCCTCCTTAAGGACAATCCGGATAATTGCGCCTTGTGTCATATAGTGAAGGAGAAGGATCCGTCTCTAGTGGGTTCTGAGGCGCTCGTGTTTAAGTTCCCAAAGACAAGTGTCGATATGAACGACAAGCCGGCCATCATGTACGCCTACCACAACCAGTGCATAAACTGCCACAAGAAGATGCGATCAGAAGGTAAGAAGAGTGGGCCGGAAATTGGAATGTGCGGCAAATGTCACGACCGGAAGGCCAAAACAACCAAAATGTCATGGTCCTGGAAACCGATATTTAATTACAAGGACCACGCAAAGCACGTAGAAACAGTCAAGAAACTCGAAGGTTCGGTCCCTTTGAATATTGCGGGAAAAGTGCAGGTTGTTGGAGATGTAAAGGATGCAAACAAGAACTGTATGGTCTGCCATCATCTGTATGATGAGAAGCTAAAAAGCCTGTACTATAAAGAAAACACGGAAAACAGTTGTTCCTCCTGCCACAAATCAACGACTCAGAAAAATGTCAGATCCATTTCGGACGTGTCCCATGCGGCTTGTATAGGATGTCACATGAAGGTCGGGGATGTGATCGCAAAGGAACGTAAAAAATCCGGCCGGAAGCATGAAGCCAAGGAACAGGAAAAAAAGACCGGCCCGATTGAATGCAAAGGATGTCATGGGGATCACAAATCTCTTCCCCTCAAAGATATAGCCCTGATACCGAGGCTTGATAGAGGCCAGAAGGACGTAATTGATCTTACGACCCCTGAAAAGCCTGATGCTCAGCAGATACCAGGGCAAGGTCCCAGGATGAAGGTTGTGCCCTTTAACCACAAGTCTCATGAACCAAGAGCGCAATTCTGCAACTCATGTCATCATCACTCACTCGAAAAATGTTCCAATTGCCACTCACTCACCGGTGACACCAAAAAGGGTGGCGGAATTAGCTATGAACAGGCCTTTCACCTGATAAGCGCCAAAGATTCCTGCGCCGGATGCCATCAGACCACGGTCACCAGTCAAAAATGCTATGGATGTCATCAGTGGAGACAGTCAAGCGCTCTACCTCAATCATCTTGCCCTGTTTGTCATCAGGGACCATCACAAGGAAAATTTCCAGAAGCGCCACCGATTACTCTTGATCTGGATAAGGACAAATTTCCCGAGAAAGTCATAATCAAGGGCTTGGAAAAGGAATTCAAGGCGGTGGATTTTCCTCACGCAAAAATTGCCAACAAATTGAATTTGATTTCCAACGACAGCTCACTAGCCAGAACGTTTCATGCCGCAAAGGGCCAGAACACTATATGTTTCGGTTGCCATCATGGGTTGGCGTCCAGCGGAAATCAGCCCAATAAATTTCCAGCGTGCGCGACCTGCCACGGAAAACCGTTTAATCCAAGCAATCCTGGCAAACTAGGAACCCTGGGGGCGTACCACCGCCAATGTATAGGGTGTCACCAGGCAATGAACCAAAAACCGCTTGGGCTGGAATGTGTAAAATGCCACGCTGAAAAAAAGACCCCGAGAAAGGTCAACTTGCAGACTACGGAAGAACCTCCACAAAAGTAA